Proteins co-encoded in one Microbacterium hydrocarbonoxydans genomic window:
- the smpB gene encoding SsrA-binding protein SmpB — translation MPRERGEKVIATNRRARHDYNIEKSYEAGMVLTGTEVKSLRQGRANLSDGYAFVKGNEVFLDSVHIPEYSQGHWTNHSAKRIRKLLLHREEIAKLQHAVSAGGYTLIPLKLYFSDGRAKVEIALAKGKREFDKRQTLRERQDTREAERAMRLRNRVGE, via the coding sequence ATGCCCAGGGAACGCGGGGAGAAGGTCATCGCGACCAATCGTCGCGCACGTCACGACTACAACATCGAGAAGTCGTACGAGGCGGGGATGGTGCTCACCGGCACCGAGGTCAAGTCGCTGCGCCAGGGGCGTGCGAATCTCAGCGACGGATACGCGTTCGTGAAGGGGAACGAGGTGTTCCTCGATTCCGTCCACATCCCCGAGTACTCGCAGGGTCACTGGACTAACCACTCGGCCAAGCGCATCCGCAAGCTCCTGCTTCATCGCGAGGAGATCGCGAAGCTGCAGCATGCGGTGTCCGCCGGCGGCTACACGCTGATCCCGCTCAAGCTGTACTTCTCCGACGGACGCGCGAAGGTCGAGATCGCGCTCGCGAAGGGCAAGCGCGAGTTCGACAAGCGTCAGACTCTGCGCGAGCGTCAGGACACACGCGAGGCCGAGCGGGCCATGCGTCTGCGCAACCGCGTCGGAGAATGA
- the ftsX gene encoding permease-like cell division protein FtsX has translation MRIGLILTEALVGLRRNISMVISVVLVTFVSLTFVGAAILMQAQIGTMRGYWTERAQVAVYMCSDISESPTCIDGGASEDQVNAVRSQLEGEALAPLISEVTFDSKEDTYAKLVDQLGEDQANLISADQAFEVFFVTMKDPGQSQVISEAFNGVTGVEQVQDQLQYLEPLFSALTVATYIAVGIAVLMLIAAILLIGTTIRLSAYARRKEIGIMRLVGASNRFIQTPFVLEGVFAAFLGSVLASAAVVAGVHFGVEGYLRGRVPFITTWISMSDAALVVPVLIGIGVVLAALSAGFAIRRWLRT, from the coding sequence ATGAGAATCGGTCTGATCCTCACCGAGGCCCTGGTCGGGCTCCGACGCAACATCTCGATGGTCATCTCCGTCGTGCTCGTGACATTCGTGTCGCTGACGTTCGTCGGCGCGGCGATCCTGATGCAGGCGCAGATCGGCACGATGCGCGGCTACTGGACCGAGCGTGCGCAGGTCGCCGTCTACATGTGCAGCGACATCTCCGAGTCGCCGACGTGCATCGACGGCGGTGCGTCGGAGGACCAGGTGAACGCGGTCCGCAGCCAGCTCGAGGGCGAGGCGCTCGCCCCGCTCATCAGCGAGGTGACCTTCGACTCCAAGGAAGACACCTATGCCAAGCTCGTCGATCAACTCGGCGAGGATCAGGCGAACCTCATCAGCGCTGATCAGGCCTTCGAGGTCTTCTTCGTCACGATGAAGGATCCCGGCCAGTCTCAGGTCATCTCCGAGGCGTTCAACGGGGTGACGGGTGTCGAGCAGGTGCAGGATCAGCTGCAGTACCTCGAGCCGCTGTTCTCCGCGCTGACGGTCGCGACGTACATCGCGGTCGGGATCGCGGTGCTCATGCTCATCGCCGCGATCCTGCTGATCGGCACGACCATCCGCCTCTCCGCCTATGCGCGGCGCAAGGAGATCGGCATCATGCGTCTGGTGGGCGCATCGAACCGATTCATCCAGACCCCGTTCGTGCTCGAGGGCGTCTTCGCCGCCTTCCTCGGGTCTGTGCTCGCCAGCGCGGCCGTGGTCGCAGGCGTGCACTTCGGAGTCGAAGGGTATCTGCGTGGCCGGGTGCCGTTCATCACCACCTGGATCTCGATGAGCGACGCCGCGCTCGTGGTGCCGGTGCTGATCGGTATCGGAGTGGTGCTCGCTGCGCTGTCGGCAGGCTTCGCGATCCGTCGGTGGCTTCGCACCTGA
- the ftsE gene encoding cell division ATP-binding protein FtsE translates to MIRFENVTKRYRGTSRPALSGVDFEVQRGEFVFLVGASGSGKSSCLRLILREDVPSTGRVAVLGRDLRSLANRKVPYFRRHIGSVFQDFRLLPSKTVYQNVAFTLQVTGSSRGFIQQAVPEALALVGLDGKQKRMPHELSGGEQQRVAIARALVNRPQVLLADEPTGNLDPATSVDIMQLLARINAGGTTVLMATHEAAFVDQMQRRVIELRDGEMVRDEVHGGYGDTSNIPRLVPEEVRGAAAAAALTAVQEVQRQTADLSVVRAALAEELHAQRRAESPAADAVPTASETPEAQAAPIEPRIEDAAPVAPAPVGSLTHPIVLPQVDVAELGVADRLGLSDDGAEEVGPTS, encoded by the coding sequence ATGATTCGGTTCGAGAACGTCACGAAACGCTATCGCGGGACCTCCAGGCCCGCACTGTCCGGCGTCGATTTCGAGGTCCAACGGGGCGAGTTCGTCTTCCTCGTCGGGGCGTCGGGCTCGGGGAAGTCGTCATGTCTGCGACTCATCCTGCGCGAAGACGTGCCGAGCACCGGCCGCGTCGCCGTGCTCGGACGCGACCTGCGGTCGCTGGCGAACCGCAAAGTCCCGTACTTCCGTCGCCACATCGGCTCGGTCTTCCAGGACTTCCGCCTGCTGCCCTCCAAGACGGTGTACCAGAACGTCGCGTTCACGCTGCAGGTGACCGGCTCATCGCGGGGCTTCATCCAGCAAGCCGTGCCCGAGGCGCTCGCGCTCGTCGGGCTCGACGGCAAGCAGAAGCGGATGCCGCACGAGCTGTCCGGCGGTGAGCAGCAGCGCGTCGCCATCGCCCGCGCGCTCGTCAACCGCCCTCAGGTGCTTCTCGCGGACGAGCCGACCGGAAACCTCGACCCTGCCACGTCGGTCGACATCATGCAGCTGCTCGCACGGATCAACGCCGGCGGCACGACCGTGCTGATGGCCACCCACGAAGCGGCGTTCGTCGATCAGATGCAGCGCCGCGTCATCGAGCTGCGCGACGGCGAGATGGTGCGCGACGAGGTGCACGGTGGGTACGGCGACACGTCGAACATCCCGCGCCTCGTGCCCGAAGAGGTACGCGGTGCCGCTGCGGCCGCGGCGCTCACGGCCGTGCAGGAGGTGCAGCGTCAGACCGCCGACTTGTCGGTGGTGCGCGCAGCGCTCGCGGAAGAGCTCCACGCTCAGCGCAGAGCGGAGTCGCCTGCCGCGGACGCGGTGCCGACGGCATCCGAGACTCCCGAGGCCCAGGCCGCACCCATCGAGCCCAGGATCGAGGATGCAGCGCCCGTGGCGCCCGCACCCGTCGGCTCCCTCACCCATCCGATCGTCCTGCCACAGGTCGACGTCGCAGAGCTGGGGGTCGCCGATCGTCTCGGCCTCTCGGACGACGGCGCGGAGGAAGTGGGGCCGACCTCATGA
- a CDS encoding DUF2510 domain-containing protein, giving the protein MTTPAGWYDDGSGRQRWWDGEQWTEHFAPAADAPVAAEASADAGAPSQNASESAASAETHDAINSVAAVEAGATWDGPSSADASAPTSTSAPTENGSAGDASDPVPPHGGPAADAAPADVWSSEPAQSADTPPSESPASDAPVPPYANTAPEPPLYAAPAYPGAAPTYPGAETAYPGGAQGYAGSPYPGAAPAYGAPGAYPVAAPSAPSGPAGLSVLGLVGLGLAALGTILACIPLGWIALIGWLMLVGGFFTSLISLFLKGRKWPGITGLIVSVVGGVLAVILSFFFAIAAVSEAIRDLPTPPPSSESDTTPAPSPSLDPDDGGSTGQIEEGTIGDTVTLRFLGGSGEVTVTEATWSTDVGTGVPSTNGGYLTIETTWTGIDGVTPANPLFTSLETADGTAGELDFFVTGAPNELLDPGQTASGPITFDVAESESYVFVITDEATREIARISITPTAG; this is encoded by the coding sequence ATGACCACGCCTGCAGGTTGGTACGACGATGGATCCGGCCGCCAGCGCTGGTGGGATGGCGAGCAGTGGACCGAGCATTTCGCCCCCGCAGCCGACGCTCCCGTCGCTGCCGAGGCTTCCGCCGACGCAGGCGCTCCGTCTCAGAATGCGTCCGAGTCGGCGGCATCCGCCGAGACCCACGACGCGATCAACTCCGTCGCCGCGGTCGAGGCCGGCGCCACGTGGGACGGGCCGTCGTCTGCGGATGCATCCGCACCGACGTCGACATCCGCACCGACCGAGAACGGGTCTGCGGGCGACGCCTCGGATCCTGTTCCCCCGCATGGCGGTCCTGCGGCAGATGCCGCGCCGGCCGACGTGTGGTCGAGCGAGCCGGCGCAGTCCGCCGACACGCCCCCGTCCGAGTCGCCTGCGTCGGACGCGCCGGTCCCGCCATACGCGAACACCGCACCCGAGCCTCCCCTCTACGCCGCACCCGCGTATCCCGGTGCGGCTCCGACCTACCCCGGCGCCGAAACCGCGTATCCGGGAGGTGCTCAGGGATACGCCGGATCACCGTATCCGGGCGCGGCCCCCGCGTACGGAGCACCCGGCGCGTATCCGGTCGCCGCCCCGTCGGCACCCTCCGGCCCTGCGGGGCTCTCCGTGCTCGGACTCGTCGGCCTGGGCCTCGCTGCGCTCGGCACGATCCTCGCCTGCATCCCGCTCGGCTGGATCGCGCTGATCGGCTGGCTGATGCTGGTCGGCGGCTTCTTCACGTCGCTGATCTCGCTCTTCCTCAAAGGACGGAAGTGGCCCGGCATCACGGGGCTCATCGTGTCGGTCGTGGGCGGTGTGCTCGCCGTCATCCTCAGCTTCTTCTTCGCGATCGCCGCGGTCTCCGAGGCGATCCGGGATCTGCCCACGCCGCCACCGTCGAGCGAGTCCGACACGACACCTGCCCCGTCGCCGAGCCTCGACCCCGATGACGGCGGCTCGACCGGACAGATCGAGGAGGGGACGATCGGCGACACCGTGACGCTCCGCTTCCTCGGGGGAAGCGGCGAGGTCACCGTCACCGAGGCGACCTGGTCGACAGACGTCGGGACGGGGGTCCCGTCGACGAACGGCGGGTACCTGACGATCGAGACGACGTGGACCGGCATCGACGGCGTGACTCCCGCGAACCCCCTCTTCACGTCACTCGAGACAGCAGACGGCACCGCGGGCGAGCTCGACTTCTTCGTCACCGGAGCCCCCAACGAGCTGCTCGATCCGGGACAGACGGCAAGCGGTCCGATCACCTTCGACGTCGCCGAGAGCGAGTCGTACGTCTTCGTGATCACCGACGAGGCCACGCGGGAGATCGCACGGATCTCGATCACCCCGACCGCCGGCTGA
- a CDS encoding DUF2510 domain-containing protein, with protein MTTPAGWYDDGSGQLRWWDGAAWTEHTMQAPPAAAPASSAAIPTPASTPAQPSAPHTAPDPRPTFEPPYVAASPAAPAADAPIDRASTTVSPGAPASYPGAPIGAGMQGSSAVSAPAKPGVSVLGIIGLSLTAAGVVLSCIPVIAFIGWILLGVGVVVSLVSIFLPGAKWPGISGIALGVLGAVLAVAVSLLTLGATAPEPRAEPSPVATDAPSPSSSAEPTPAPSPSTQTTPPPGTQTVTFDELAVGQCIPFMEWGDEVSELPIVRCDQPHTDEVYYIFDAADGDFPGDEALQTLATERCDAAFADYIGIPYADSEFDNYWFVPTEASWNRLKDRTLQCIVYSNDEVTESLQGAAR; from the coding sequence ATGACGACACCCGCAGGCTGGTATGACGACGGCTCCGGACAGCTGCGCTGGTGGGACGGAGCCGCCTGGACCGAGCACACGATGCAGGCGCCGCCCGCAGCGGCGCCTGCATCATCCGCGGCGATTCCGACGCCGGCCTCGACTCCGGCACAACCCTCAGCACCGCACACGGCCCCCGACCCGCGTCCGACGTTCGAGCCGCCGTATGTCGCCGCGAGTCCTGCGGCGCCCGCAGCCGATGCGCCGATCGACCGAGCATCCACAACCGTGTCTCCCGGCGCACCCGCGTCTTACCCGGGCGCTCCGATCGGTGCGGGCATGCAGGGCTCCTCCGCTGTGTCTGCGCCTGCGAAGCCGGGCGTCTCGGTACTCGGCATCATCGGCCTGTCGCTGACTGCCGCCGGAGTGGTCCTCTCGTGCATCCCGGTGATCGCCTTCATCGGCTGGATCCTTCTGGGCGTGGGCGTCGTGGTGTCGCTCGTCTCGATCTTCCTTCCGGGCGCCAAGTGGCCCGGGATCTCCGGCATCGCCCTCGGCGTCCTGGGCGCGGTCCTGGCTGTGGCTGTGTCACTGCTCACGCTCGGGGCGACTGCGCCCGAGCCTCGTGCCGAACCCTCGCCCGTGGCGACCGACGCGCCGTCTCCGTCGTCATCTGCAGAGCCGACGCCCGCCCCCTCCCCATCGACGCAGACGACTCCTCCCCCGGGCACGCAGACCGTCACGTTCGACGAACTGGCCGTGGGTCAGTGCATCCCGTTCATGGAATGGGGCGACGAGGTGTCCGAGCTTCCGATCGTGCGGTGCGACCAGCCTCACACCGATGAGGTCTATTACATCTTCGACGCCGCGGACGGCGACTTCCCCGGTGACGAGGCTCTGCAGACTCTGGCGACGGAACGGTGCGACGCGGCTTTCGCCGACTACATCGGCATCCCCTACGCAGACTCCGAATTCGACAACTACTGGTTCGTGCCCACCGAGGCATCGTGGAACCGCCTCAAGGATCGAACCCTCCAGTGCATCGTCTACAGCAACGACGAGGTGACGGAGTCGCTCCAGGGGGCGGCCCGCTGA
- the prfB gene encoding peptide chain release factor 2, whose protein sequence is MLELDLSADIQALRLTYGDIREVIDVETLRSDIARLSEEAGVPDLWDDPERAQKVTSALSHRQSALARVEGIGRRLDDLEVLVGLANEMGDEDSAVEARAELNALTEIINQLEVQTLMDGEYDERSAIVTIRSGAGGDDATDFAEMLMRMYLRWAERHKYPVKVLDTSYAEGAGIKSATFEIDAPYAFGTVSVEAGTHRLARISPFGSADKRQTSFAAVEVIPLMEEATEVDIPENDIRVDVFRSSGPGGQSVNTTDSAVRLTHLPTGIVVSMQNEKSQIQNRAAAMRVLQTRLLLLQKEEEAAKKKELAGNITASWGDQMRSYFLYGQQLVKDLRTGHESGNPAAVFDGDLDGFISAGIRWRKRKDED, encoded by the coding sequence ATGCTCGAACTCGATCTCTCCGCCGACATCCAGGCCCTGCGACTCACCTACGGTGACATCCGCGAGGTCATCGATGTCGAGACCCTCCGCTCCGACATCGCGCGCCTCAGCGAGGAAGCCGGCGTGCCGGACCTCTGGGACGACCCCGAACGCGCCCAGAAGGTGACCAGCGCGCTGAGCCACCGCCAGTCGGCGCTGGCCCGCGTCGAGGGCATCGGTCGTCGACTCGACGACCTCGAGGTGCTCGTCGGCCTCGCGAACGAGATGGGCGATGAGGACTCCGCCGTCGAAGCACGCGCCGAGCTCAACGCGCTCACCGAGATCATCAACCAGCTCGAGGTCCAGACGCTGATGGACGGAGAGTACGACGAGCGCTCCGCCATCGTCACGATCCGCTCGGGGGCAGGCGGCGACGACGCCACCGACTTCGCGGAGATGCTCATGCGCATGTACCTGCGCTGGGCCGAGCGCCACAAGTACCCCGTGAAGGTCCTCGACACGTCGTATGCCGAAGGTGCAGGCATCAAGTCTGCGACGTTCGAGATCGACGCCCCGTATGCATTCGGCACCGTGTCGGTCGAGGCCGGAACTCACCGCCTCGCCCGCATCAGCCCCTTCGGCTCGGCTGACAAGCGCCAGACGTCGTTCGCCGCGGTCGAGGTCATCCCCCTCATGGAAGAGGCGACCGAGGTCGACATCCCCGAGAACGACATCCGCGTCGATGTCTTCCGCTCGTCGGGTCCTGGCGGACAGTCGGTCAACACCACCGACTCCGCCGTGCGACTGACACACCTTCCGACCGGCATCGTCGTCTCGATGCAGAACGAGAAGTCGCAGATCCAGAACCGCGCCGCTGCGATGCGCGTTCTGCAGACCCGACTTCTGCTGCTGCAGAAGGAGGAGGAGGCTGCGAAGAAGAAGGAGCTCGCCGGTAACATCACCGCGAGCTGGGGCGACCAGATGCGCTCGTACTTCCTCTACGGCCAGCAGCTGGTGAAGGACCTGCGCACCGGACACGAGTCGGGCAACCCGGCTGCCGTGTTCGACGGCGACCTCGACGGATTCATCTCGGCCGGCATCCGCTGGCGCAAGCGCAAAGACGAAGACTGA
- a CDS encoding MFS transporter, which produces MVYLPTVLFSLGEGAVIPLIPVIASEMGADVAFAALVASALVVGQLCGNVPAGWAVSRIGERFTMVIAGTVAVAAGVGMVFAPSLAVLAASVFLLGFCAAAFGLARHAFMTTRVPLAFRARALSLLGGSFRLGVFIGPFVAAGLLQLFGSEIAAIWFFLGCLVVMVLLVLFGPDPEKTVPRASPIRTASLSEDTGEVVTGSIPTTERVGVLRTMWLQRSVLGRLGIAAASLSAVRSARQVVLPLWGLSLGLDSSTIALVVGVSGAIDFALFYASGQVMDRFGRLWAAMPAMLLMGAGFLALSLTHDLDAAVLWFGMFAAVLGVGNGLSSGILLTLGADVAPKRDPAAFLGSWRTLTDAGGAIAPLLVSGIIAVASLPFAAAAMGVIGLLGAGGFLRWIPRFVPKAKEQE; this is translated from the coding sequence ATGGTGTACCTGCCCACCGTGCTCTTCTCGCTGGGCGAGGGTGCAGTCATCCCGCTCATCCCGGTCATCGCGTCCGAGATGGGAGCCGACGTCGCCTTCGCCGCGCTCGTGGCCTCGGCACTGGTCGTCGGCCAGCTGTGCGGCAACGTTCCCGCCGGGTGGGCGGTGTCGCGCATCGGTGAGCGGTTCACCATGGTCATCGCCGGAACCGTCGCCGTCGCGGCGGGCGTGGGCATGGTGTTCGCCCCGTCGCTCGCCGTGCTCGCGGCGTCCGTCTTCCTGCTCGGCTTCTGCGCGGCGGCCTTCGGTCTCGCACGCCATGCCTTCATGACGACCAGGGTTCCTCTCGCCTTCCGCGCCCGCGCTCTCTCGCTGTTGGGCGGCAGCTTCCGCCTCGGCGTGTTCATCGGGCCGTTCGTCGCCGCAGGACTGCTGCAGCTGTTCGGCTCGGAGATCGCGGCGATCTGGTTCTTCCTCGGGTGCCTCGTCGTCATGGTGCTGCTCGTGCTTTTCGGCCCCGATCCCGAGAAGACCGTGCCGAGGGCGAGTCCGATCCGTACGGCATCGCTGTCGGAGGACACGGGCGAGGTCGTCACCGGATCGATCCCCACCACGGAGCGGGTCGGAGTCCTTCGCACCATGTGGTTGCAGCGGAGCGTGCTCGGACGGCTGGGGATCGCAGCGGCTTCGCTGTCTGCCGTGCGATCGGCCCGACAGGTCGTCCTGCCGCTCTGGGGGCTTTCGCTCGGCCTCGATTCCTCGACCATCGCGCTCGTGGTCGGCGTCTCGGGCGCGATCGACTTCGCGCTGTTCTATGCGAGCGGTCAGGTGATGGACCGCTTCGGCAGACTCTGGGCGGCGATGCCCGCGATGCTTCTCATGGGCGCCGGGTTCCTCGCGCTCTCACTGACGCACGACCTCGATGCGGCCGTGCTGTGGTTCGGCATGTTCGCCGCAGTGCTCGGCGTCGGCAACGGCCTCTCGAGCGGCATCCTGCTGACCTTGGGCGCCGATGTCGCACCGAAGCGAGACCCCGCCGCCTTCCTCGGTTCCTGGCGCACCCTCACCGATGCCGGGGGCGCGATCGCCCCGCTCCTGGTGTCGGGCATCATCGCCGTCGCCTCGCTGCCGTTCGCCGCAGCCGCGATGGGTGTCATCGGACTGCTCGGAGCAGGCGGGTTCCTGCGGTGGATCCCTCGCTTCGTGCCGAAGGCGAAGGAGCAGGAATGA
- a CDS encoding NUDIX domain-containing protein has translation MTVLGADIRRLVTEFRPRSPRDHAALTDFSRHFADDTGPVVRDDGPSHATASAFVFDPALTRIALVFHGKGEFWVQPGGHLEDDSSIVDAALRELEEETGIAAEHPGASLVYDLDHHALSAAFGRCASHLDVGVVVTVPADSPLTVSSESGDVRWWPIDSLPANVPAGFSTRVREMLARVTT, from the coding sequence ATGACCGTTCTGGGCGCCGACATCCGCCGACTGGTCACCGAGTTCAGACCTCGATCACCGCGTGACCATGCGGCACTGACCGACTTCTCACGACACTTCGCCGACGACACGGGTCCGGTCGTCCGCGACGATGGTCCGAGTCATGCCACGGCGTCGGCGTTCGTCTTCGACCCCGCGCTGACGCGGATCGCACTGGTGTTCCATGGCAAGGGAGAATTCTGGGTGCAGCCCGGAGGCCATCTCGAAGACGACTCCTCGATCGTCGACGCCGCTCTGCGCGAACTCGAGGAGGAGACCGGGATCGCTGCGGAGCATCCCGGCGCATCGCTCGTGTACGACCTCGATCATCACGCGCTTTCTGCGGCATTCGGGCGCTGCGCGTCGCACCTCGATGTCGGCGTCGTCGTGACCGTGCCTGCGGATTCACCCCTCACGGTGAGCAGCGAGTCCGGCGACGTGCGGTGGTGGCCCATCGACTCGCTTCCCGCGAACGTCCCGGCGGGATTCTCCACGCGCGTTCGCGAGATGCTCGCACGCGTGACCACCTGA
- a CDS encoding TadE family protein, whose amino-acid sequence MDDEGSAALEFIAVGVILLVPLVYLIIALGAIQEQTLGVEAAARHTARAIALAPDPDTAQSRGEEVLASIIEQYGMDDATLEMSMECPGTDGECPQPGSTIMLTITARVSLPLIPAVFGLQEAAAVTVQGSAVQKVSRTWGSG is encoded by the coding sequence ATGGATGACGAGGGGTCGGCCGCGCTCGAGTTCATCGCCGTGGGGGTGATCCTGCTGGTGCCGCTGGTATATCTGATCATCGCGCTGGGGGCGATTCAGGAGCAGACGCTCGGAGTCGAGGCGGCGGCTCGGCACACAGCGCGTGCGATCGCCCTGGCGCCGGATCCCGACACCGCACAGTCTCGTGGTGAGGAGGTTCTCGCGAGCATCATCGAGCAGTACGGCATGGATGACGCGACACTGGAGATGTCCATGGAGTGCCCCGGGACGGATGGAGAGTGCCCTCAGCCGGGTTCGACGATCATGCTCACGATCACCGCGCGCGTCTCCCTTCCGCTGATCCCTGCTGTCTTCGGGCTGCAGGAGGCGGCAGCGGTCACCGTGCAGGGGTCCGCCGTGCAGAAGGTCTCACGGACGTGGGGGTCGGGGTGA
- a CDS encoding TadE/TadG family type IV pilus assembly protein, producing the protein MTRDSPWVLAGDRGSSPVEFVLVGSLLTVLTLAVMQLALAVYVRNVVHDAAVEGAYVAALADTTLADGADRAREVITRAVGASYAEDIVVVQEPVLGAQMVKVAVTAPLPVIGLLGLPHALSIEADAPKETFGDG; encoded by the coding sequence ATGACGCGTGACTCACCGTGGGTGCTCGCCGGCGACCGGGGTTCCAGTCCGGTCGAGTTCGTGCTGGTGGGCAGCCTCCTCACCGTGCTCACCCTCGCGGTGATGCAACTGGCGCTCGCGGTGTATGTGCGAAACGTCGTGCACGACGCCGCGGTGGAGGGCGCGTACGTCGCGGCGCTCGCCGATACGACTCTCGCCGACGGCGCAGACCGCGCGCGTGAGGTGATCACTCGTGCCGTCGGGGCGTCCTACGCCGAGGACATCGTCGTGGTGCAGGAGCCGGTCCTCGGTGCGCAGATGGTGAAGGTTGCGGTCACGGCGCCGCTCCCTGTGATCGGCCTCCTGGGTCTGCCCCACGCTCTGTCGATCGAGGCCGATGCGCCGAAAGAGACGTTCGGCGATGGATGA
- a CDS encoding type II secretion system F family protein, with protein MNLVSAIAFSLLIGGGLGGGMLCILAALPRWAAAPLTLRIAPYVRDVVSDASLPPGALPVVRVLPAGSKVLWSRLHSTFEQVLGGRALLEQRLAQAGSEVSAVTFRGRQLGWTVVGIGAGAAAVVILVLTGRMTAPVSLLPLLSGAGAAAVYEMQLTARVGIRRGRLTDELPTTLEFLALCLSAGEGFLDSLRRVAEVGSGALTVEFRGVVIAVSTGSSLAEALAELATRLQLPGLTRAVDQVIAALEHGAPLAAVLHAQAGDAREDAKRVLIEQAGRKEILMLLPLVFLILPLSVLFAIYPGLFILRLGIG; from the coding sequence ATGAATCTGGTCTCCGCGATCGCGTTCTCGCTGCTCATCGGGGGAGGCCTGGGCGGAGGGATGCTCTGCATCCTCGCGGCGCTGCCGCGCTGGGCCGCTGCTCCGCTGACGCTCAGAATCGCTCCGTACGTGCGTGACGTCGTCTCCGACGCGAGCCTCCCGCCCGGCGCGCTGCCCGTGGTCCGAGTGCTCCCTGCCGGCAGCAAGGTGCTCTGGAGCCGTCTGCACTCGACCTTCGAACAGGTGCTCGGAGGGAGAGCGCTCCTCGAGCAGCGCCTCGCCCAGGCGGGGAGCGAGGTCAGCGCCGTGACGTTCCGCGGTCGCCAACTCGGATGGACTGTCGTCGGTATCGGCGCAGGCGCCGCCGCCGTCGTCATCCTCGTGCTGACCGGGCGGATGACCGCGCCGGTGTCGCTGCTGCCTCTGCTCAGCGGCGCGGGGGCAGCTGCCGTGTATGAGATGCAGCTCACCGCACGTGTAGGGATTCGCAGGGGGCGACTCACCGATGAACTTCCCACCACGCTCGAGTTCCTCGCGCTCTGCCTGTCGGCGGGAGAAGGGTTCCTCGACTCTCTCCGTCGGGTCGCCGAAGTGGGATCCGGCGCCCTGACGGTCGAGTTCCGTGGCGTCGTCATAGCCGTGAGCACGGGATCCTCGCTCGCGGAGGCGCTCGCCGAGTTGGCGACCCGGCTGCAGCTCCCGGGGTTGACCAGAGCCGTGGACCAGGTGATCGCGGCGCTCGAACACGGCGCACCGCTTGCAGCAGTCCTGCACGCGCAGGCGGGCGACGCGCGCGAAGACGCGAAGCGCGTGCTGATCGAGCAGGCCGGTCGCAAGGAGATCCTGATGCTCCTCCCGCTGGTGTTCCTCATCCTTCCGCTCTCAGTGCTGTTCGCGATCTACCCCGGACTGTTCATCCTGCGACTCGGCATCGGCTGA
- a CDS encoding type II secretion system F family protein, which produces MTVLLGAVLAAGMLLSVSPWLWPPRPSSSSESRGGPLSRSLAEAGLGAVRPRSLVMVMLAAAVCAGAAAWLLTAIPVLAALAFGAGGTAPVVVLRARRLRLRRARRQVWPDVCDLLIASIRVGLSLPDAVAGLSESSPAMMRPAFIAFARDLRATGRFESSLDRLKNALADPIADRIVETLRMARQVGGTELGSVLRSLSTSVRADAALRGEVEARQSWIRGAAVLGAIAPWVILGLLVMRPEGADAYSTPEGMVVICVGALVSVAAYRIMIRIGRLPEPGRWFG; this is translated from the coding sequence ATGACCGTGCTGCTCGGCGCCGTGCTCGCCGCCGGAATGCTCCTGTCCGTCTCGCCATGGCTCTGGCCGCCACGGCCCTCGTCGTCATCGGAGTCACGAGGCGGACCCCTGTCGCGGTCTCTCGCGGAAGCGGGCCTCGGCGCTGTGCGCCCGCGGTCGCTCGTCATGGTCATGCTCGCAGCTGCCGTCTGCGCAGGGGCGGCGGCATGGCTGCTGACCGCCATCCCCGTGCTCGCGGCACTCGCGTTCGGCGCCGGTGGGACAGCCCCCGTCGTCGTGCTGCGCGCCCGTCGACTGCGGCTTCGCCGGGCTCGCCGCCAGGTCTGGCCCGATGTGTGCGATCTGCTGATCGCCTCGATCCGCGTCGGGCTGTCGCTGCCCGACGCCGTGGCCGGCCTCTCTGAATCGTCTCCCGCGATGATGCGTCCTGCGTTCATCGCCTTCGCCAGAGACCTCCGGGCGACCGGGCGGTTCGAGTCGAGTCTGGATCGTCTCAAGAACGCGCTGGCCGACCCGATCGCGGATCGGATCGTCGAGACTCTGCGGATGGCTCGCCAGGTGGGCGGCACCGAGCTCGGGAGCGTTCTGCGCTCCCTCTCGACCTCGGTGCGCGCGGATGCGGCTCTGCGTGGCGAGGTCGAAGCGCGACAGTCGTGGATCCGTGGCGCTGCGGTGCTGGGGGCGATCGCGCCCTGGGTGATCCTCGGCCTGCTGGTCATGAGGCCCGAAGGGGCGGACGCGTACAGCACACCGGAGGGCATGGTCGTCATCTGCGTCGGGGCGCTCGTCTCTGTCGCCGCGTACCGCATCATGATCCGCATAGGGCGGCTGCCTGAACCTGGACGGTGGTTCGGATGA